In the genome of Desulfofarcimen acetoxidans DSM 771, one region contains:
- a CDS encoding DUF1836 domain-containing protein, producing MKQLSKDSLQKLIDDLSLTDRISLSDIPEMALYMDQLLTFLDGKLSSFKRVGDDKLLTKTMINNYTKIGLIPKPFNKKYDTYHIILLILIFNLKNVLSISDIQSLFTPILKNIDTPDDDVIPLREIYSTFLELKQNEYMEFTSTFNEKHQEIKEKTLTATDKQLAELFLTVIMLVAQANASKRLAEKIIDQFFKNL from the coding sequence GTGAAGCAATTAAGCAAAGACAGCTTGCAAAAACTCATTGACGACCTTTCTCTGACAGACCGTATAAGTCTTTCAGATATACCTGAAATGGCCCTATATATGGATCAATTACTTACTTTTTTAGACGGCAAACTAAGTTCTTTTAAAAGGGTCGGAGATGACAAGCTTCTGACAAAAACCATGATTAATAATTACACTAAGATAGGATTAATCCCAAAGCCTTTTAATAAAAAGTACGATACATACCACATAATCTTATTGATTCTTATTTTTAACTTAAAAAATGTATTATCTATCAGTGATATTCAGAGTTTGTTTACACCGATCCTTAAAAATATTGATACTCCTGATGACGATGTAATCCCACTGCGGGAAATTTACTCAACCTTTCTGGAGTTAAAGCAAAACGAGTATATGGAATTCACCAGTACCTTCAATGAAAAACATCAGGAAATCAAAGAGAAAACATTAACTGCTACAGATAAACAACTGGCTGAATTATTTCTAACTGTAATTATGCTGGTGGCACAGGCCAACGCCAGCAAAAGACTGGCTGAAAAGATAATTGATCAATTTTTTAAAAATCTTTAA
- a CDS encoding TerD family protein: protein MISLAKGQKVDLTKTNPGLSKIIVGLGWDVNKYDGGHQFDLDSVAFLLNSEGKATGEKDFIFYGNKQDAAGSVMHSGDNRTGDGEGDDETLAIDLSKIPSAIEKIAVCINIHEAAERSQNFGQVSNAYVRVINEDNGEELLKFDLGEDYSIETGIVTCEIYRHSGEWKFNAIGSGFQGGLAALCANYGLDAG, encoded by the coding sequence GTGATTTCTTTAGCGAAAGGACAAAAAGTTGATTTAACAAAAACTAATCCCGGTCTTAGCAAGATTATTGTGGGCCTTGGTTGGGATGTAAACAAGTATGACGGTGGTCATCAATTCGACCTGGATTCAGTTGCTTTTCTTTTAAACAGTGAGGGAAAAGCTACAGGTGAAAAGGATTTTATCTTCTATGGCAATAAACAGGATGCTGCCGGTTCTGTTATGCACAGCGGTGATAACAGAACCGGTGACGGTGAGGGCGATGATGAGACTCTTGCTATTGATTTGAGCAAAATCCCTTCTGCTATCGAAAAAATAGCTGTTTGCATTAATATTCACGAGGCGGCCGAAAGAAGCCAGAATTTTGGCCAGGTATCCAATGCTTATGTGCGCGTGATAAATGAAGATAATGGCGAGGAACTTTTGAAATTTGACTTGGGTGAGGATTACTCCATTGAAACGGGTATTGTAACCTGCGAGATCTACCGTCATTCCGGAGAGTGGAAATTTAATGCCATTGGCAGCGGTTTTCAGGGAGGACTTGCCGCATTGTGCGCCAACTACGGCTTGGATGCCGGCTAA
- the argF gene encoding ornithine carbamoyltransferase: protein MSSLLQLPISKDFKGRDFLLLLDFSAEEIKHLINVAVELKAIQKKGEPHPYLQGKTLAMIFQKSSTRTRVSFEVAMYQLGGYPLFLSSNDLQMGRGETIADTARTLSRYVDGIMIRTYAQSDVEELAEYADIPVINGLTDLVHPTQVIADLQTVLEHKGKLAGLKMAFLGDGNNVAHSLMAGCAKVGMNITLANPAGYKPLPEMVEKAKQVAETTGSIIEIIEDPVAAVKDADVIYTDVWASMGQEKEQEERAKMMAPYQVNAELVRHAKPDYIFLHCLPAKREQEVTSEILDSNHSAAFDEAENRLHAHKAILALLMQK from the coding sequence ATGTCCTCACTTTTACAATTACCCATCAGCAAGGATTTTAAAGGAAGAGATTTCTTATTGCTGCTTGATTTCAGTGCGGAAGAAATTAAGCACTTAATTAACGTTGCGGTAGAATTGAAGGCTATACAAAAAAAAGGTGAGCCTCATCCTTACCTGCAGGGTAAAACACTGGCCATGATATTCCAAAAATCTTCTACCCGTACCAGGGTTTCTTTTGAGGTGGCTATGTATCAATTAGGTGGCTATCCCTTATTTTTAAGCAGCAACGACCTGCAGATGGGACGTGGGGAAACTATTGCCGATACAGCCAGAACTCTTTCCCGTTATGTAGACGGCATCATGATTCGTACCTATGCCCAGTCGGATGTGGAGGAACTGGCTGAATACGCAGACATACCGGTAATCAACGGACTGACCGATCTCGTGCATCCCACCCAGGTAATAGCGGATTTGCAAACCGTTCTGGAGCACAAGGGCAAACTGGCCGGCTTGAAAATGGCTTTCCTGGGTGACGGTAATAATGTAGCCCATTCACTAATGGCCGGTTGTGCCAAAGTCGGTATGAACATTACACTGGCCAATCCTGCCGGCTATAAGCCTTTGCCCGAGATGGTGGAAAAAGCCAAGCAGGTTGCTGAAACAACAGGCAGTATCATTGAGATAATTGAGGACCCGGTGGCCGCCGTAAAGGACGCCGATGTAATATACACTGATGTTTGGGCCAGTATGGGCCAGGAAAAAGAGCAGGAGGAAAGAGCGAAAATGATGGCTCCTTACCAGGTGAACGCTGAACTGGTGCGTCATGCCAAGCCGGATTATATTTTCCTGCATTGCCTGCCGGCTAAAAGAGAGCAAGAAGTAACATCAGAAATACTGGATAGCAATCATTCAGCAGCCTTTGATGAAGCAGAAAATCGTTTGCACGCACATAAGGCTATTCTGGCTCTCCTAATGCAAAAATAA
- a CDS encoding TerC family protein, which produces MELLSGVLSTYSQFFSMQVIMDVVSSPASWAVIFSLVILEGLLSADNALVLAVVVKHLPEEQRKKALFYGIMGAYVFRFIAIGLGVYIVKFTWVKILGASYLLWIALKFFIKKNNESEESVNVKATGFWGTVITVELMDITFSVDSILAAFGVSDKVWVLYLGGILGILMMRGVAQLFLLLLEKFPELEATAYILIALIGAKLMGSAFGLHLPEFVFFPVMASVFIGTLVYSHFRKDKSKAEEKIVA; this is translated from the coding sequence GTGGAATTATTATCAGGAGTACTTAGCACTTACTCACAGTTCTTTTCCATGCAGGTTATTATGGACGTCGTTAGTTCGCCTGCCAGCTGGGCGGTTATTTTTTCACTGGTTATACTTGAGGGGCTGTTATCGGCGGATAATGCTCTGGTGCTGGCGGTAGTTGTAAAACACCTGCCGGAGGAGCAGAGGAAGAAAGCGTTGTTTTATGGCATAATGGGAGCCTATGTGTTCAGATTTATAGCTATTGGCCTGGGTGTCTATATAGTCAAGTTTACCTGGGTAAAGATACTCGGAGCTTCTTATCTGCTCTGGATCGCCTTGAAGTTTTTCATCAAGAAAAATAACGAATCTGAAGAAAGCGTAAATGTTAAGGCCACAGGCTTTTGGGGAACCGTTATTACTGTGGAGTTAATGGATATTACTTTCAGCGTGGATAGTATATTGGCTGCTTTCGGTGTAAGTGACAAGGTATGGGTACTCTATCTGGGCGGTATTTTAGGTATACTGATGATGCGTGGTGTAGCTCAGTTATTTTTATTGCTGCTGGAGAAGTTTCCCGAACTGGAGGCTACAGCATATATACTGATAGCCTTGATAGGTGCAAAATTAATGGGGTCAGCTTTTGGTTTGCACTTGCCTGAATTTGTATTTTTCCCGGTAATGGCTTCAGTATTTATAGGAACATTGGTGTATAGCCATTTCCGTAAAGATAAGTCTAAAGCCGAGGAGAAAATTGTTGCATGA
- a CDS encoding TerD family protein, with protein sequence MAINLQKGQKIDLTKGNPGLAKIMVGLAWDPVESPKKGGLLGSLLGGGSKANFDCDASVFMLDEKVKYKNLVYFGNLKSPCGSVQHMGDNLTGQGEGDDEQIFIDLSKVPAEIHRLVFVVNIYDCEKRKQDFGMIKNAYIRLVNQADNQELIRFNLSENYAGKTTLIAGEVYKHNGEWKFSAMGEATTDTGLKSLAQRYA encoded by the coding sequence TTGGCTATTAATTTGCAAAAAGGACAGAAAATTGATTTGACTAAGGGCAATCCCGGTTTGGCAAAAATAATGGTTGGGCTTGCCTGGGATCCGGTGGAGAGCCCTAAAAAGGGTGGTTTATTGGGATCGCTGTTGGGTGGCGGCAGCAAAGCCAACTTTGACTGCGATGCCTCGGTATTTATGCTGGACGAGAAAGTTAAGTATAAAAACCTGGTTTATTTCGGTAATTTGAAAAGCCCGTGCGGCAGTGTTCAGCACATGGGAGACAATCTGACCGGTCAGGGCGAAGGCGATGATGAACAGATTTTTATCGACCTAAGCAAGGTACCGGCGGAGATTCACCGCTTAGTGTTTGTTGTTAATATTTATGATTGTGAAAAGCGCAAGCAGGATTTCGGTATGATTAAAAATGCCTATATTCGTCTGGTAAATCAGGCTGATAACCAGGAATTAATCAGGTTTAACCTCTCCGAAAATTATGCGGGCAAGACAACACTTATTGCGGGCGAGGTGTACAAGCATAACGGTGAGTGGAAATTCTCTGCTATGGGTGAGGCTACCACTGATACCGGCCTTAAGTCACTGGCCCAGAGGTATGCTTAA
- the argH gene encoding argininosuccinate lyase yields the protein MAKLWGGRFEKESDHLMEDFHSSISFDQRLYKQDIAGSMAHARMLGKAGIISKAEAERIVAGLQEILADIEAGKIEFSVAAEDIHMNIEELLTQRTGEVGKKLHTARSRNDQVALDVRMYLKEEITEVMNLIKYLQDTLAELAEEHLDTVLPGYTHLQRAQPVTLAHHLMAYYQMFSRDLDRLGDCYRRTDVMPLGSGALAGTTFALDRQYVAEQLGFARISENSLDAVADRDFAVEFASAASLIMMHLSRFCEEIILWSTAEFAFIELDDAYSTGSSMMPQKKNPDVAELIRGKTGRVYGDLQALLTMLKGLPLAYNKDMQEDKEALFDAVDTVKKCLMLFRPMLATVKVKKENMARAARGGFTNATDLADYLVYKGVPFRQAHEIAGRLVLYCLAKKKTLEEVSLGEYREFSDLIAEDIYQAIDINHCVEARKVYGGPARAVVQEAINRARGKF from the coding sequence ATGGCCAAGCTTTGGGGTGGTCGTTTTGAAAAAGAATCGGATCACTTAATGGAGGATTTTCATTCCTCCATTTCTTTTGATCAGAGATTGTATAAACAGGATATTGCCGGCAGTATGGCCCACGCCAGGATGCTGGGCAAAGCAGGCATTATCTCTAAAGCAGAAGCGGAGCGGATAGTAGCAGGTTTACAGGAAATACTGGCGGATATCGAAGCGGGTAAAATAGAGTTTTCCGTTGCCGCGGAAGATATTCATATGAATATCGAAGAACTGTTAACTCAAAGAACCGGAGAAGTTGGCAAAAAACTGCATACCGCTCGCAGCCGCAATGACCAGGTGGCGCTGGACGTACGCATGTATTTAAAAGAAGAGATAACAGAGGTCATGAATCTTATAAAATATCTGCAGGATACACTGGCGGAGCTGGCCGAAGAACATCTGGATACGGTACTGCCCGGCTATACTCATTTACAGAGGGCACAACCGGTAACCCTGGCACATCACCTGATGGCTTATTATCAGATGTTTAGCCGTGATCTGGACAGGCTTGGCGACTGTTACCGCCGCACTGATGTAATGCCTTTGGGTTCCGGGGCTCTGGCCGGCACCACGTTTGCCCTGGACCGGCAGTATGTGGCCGAACAGCTTGGGTTTGCCCGTATCAGTGAAAACAGCCTGGATGCCGTGGCGGATCGTGATTTTGCCGTAGAGTTTGCTTCGGCCGCCTCTTTGATTATGATGCACCTGAGCCGGTTTTGTGAAGAAATAATTCTCTGGTCTACAGCGGAATTTGCGTTCATTGAATTGGATGATGCTTACAGTACCGGCAGCAGCATGATGCCTCAAAAGAAAAACCCGGATGTGGCGGAATTAATTCGTGGCAAAACAGGTAGAGTTTACGGCGATTTGCAGGCTCTTTTGACTATGCTGAAGGGCTTGCCGCTGGCCTATAACAAAGATATGCAGGAGGATAAGGAAGCGCTGTTTGATGCCGTTGATACAGTAAAGAAATGCTTAATGTTGTTCCGGCCCATGCTGGCCACTGTAAAGGTGAAGAAAGAAAATATGGCAAGAGCCGCCCGTGGTGGCTTTACCAACGCCACTGATTTAGCCGACTATTTGGTCTATAAGGGGGTACCTTTCCGCCAGGCTCATGAAATAGCCGGAAGACTTGTTTTGTACTGTTTGGCCAAGAAAAAGACACTGGAGGAAGTTAGCCTCGGGGAATACAGGGAATTTTCCGATTTGATAGCCGAGGATATTTACCAGGCTATTGATATAAATCATTGTGTGGAAGCCAGAAAGGTTTATGGCGGGCCGGCCAGGGCTGTTGTGCAGGAGGCTATAAACAGAGCAAGGGGAAAGTTTTAA
- a CDS encoding TerD family protein gives MAVNLQKGQKVDLTKGRAGLSKVIVGLGWDTNKFDGPDFDLDASAFLLNQEGKCTSPQDFVYYNQLSHVSGSVVHQGDNLTGVGEGDDEQIKIDLSAVPSAISKIGITVTIHEAKERKQNFGLVSNAFVRIVDENTGQEIIRYDLSEDYSIETALVFCELYRHGAEWKFAAVGSGFNDGLAGLCRMYGLDV, from the coding sequence ATGGCAGTAAATTTACAGAAGGGACAGAAAGTAGATTTAACAAAGGGCAGAGCAGGTTTATCCAAAGTTATTGTAGGTCTTGGTTGGGATACCAATAAATTTGACGGTCCGGATTTTGACCTGGATGCCTCTGCATTTTTGTTAAACCAGGAAGGTAAGTGCACCAGCCCTCAGGATTTTGTTTACTACAACCAGTTATCTCATGTAAGTGGCTCCGTTGTTCACCAGGGGGACAATCTTACGGGTGTTGGTGAGGGTGATGATGAACAAATTAAAATTGATTTGAGTGCTGTTCCGTCCGCTATCAGTAAGATAGGTATTACGGTTACAATTCATGAAGCAAAAGAACGCAAGCAGAATTTCGGTCTTGTATCTAATGCTTTTGTTCGCATAGTGGATGAAAATACGGGACAAGAGATTATCCGTTATGACTTGAGCGAGGATTACAGTATTGAAACCGCTCTGGTTTTCTGTGAATTGTATCGCCATGGTGCCGAATGGAAGTTTGCGGCTGTCGGTTCCGGTTTTAATGATGGATTAGCGGGCCTGTGTCGTATGTATGGTTTAGATGTTTAG
- the argJ gene encoding bifunctional glutamate N-acetyltransferase/amino-acid acetyltransferase ArgJ: MSKEFKLELVPGGVTAASGFTACGVRAGIKNDKKDLAIIYSKLPCSATGVYTTNKVQAAPVQLTRQRLSDGHAQAVIINSGYANACNGPQGLRDALKTSSVLAESLNIQENQVLVASTGVIGQNLPMDKILNGIALAVSQLSPEGGPDAAEAIMTTDTVSKQIAVKFELSGVPVVIGGMAKGSGMIHPNMATMLGFITTDAAVDVHLLNKALKSVVEKTFNMITVDGDTSTNDMVLLLANGAAGNQQLDSEGSDFELFCCALCEVCISLSKEIAGDGEGATKLVEVKVINAATVNDARLAAKTVAASNLVKTAIFGADANWGRIICAAGYSGADFDPGKVDIFLGNEQVAKDGKALDFSEENASEILSQKEVKILIDFKTGTETATAWGCDLTYDYIKINGSYRS, encoded by the coding sequence TTGTCAAAAGAATTTAAGCTGGAATTAGTACCTGGCGGTGTTACTGCAGCCTCCGGTTTTACTGCTTGTGGTGTGAGGGCGGGTATAAAAAACGATAAAAAAGATTTAGCAATAATTTATTCGAAACTACCTTGTTCGGCGACTGGTGTTTATACAACCAATAAAGTTCAGGCGGCTCCGGTTCAGTTAACTAGGCAAAGACTGTCTGACGGCCATGCTCAGGCAGTAATTATTAACAGCGGTTATGCCAATGCCTGCAATGGGCCGCAGGGTTTGCGTGATGCATTAAAAACCTCTTCAGTTTTGGCCGAATCTCTTAACATTCAAGAAAACCAGGTGCTGGTGGCTTCCACAGGTGTAATAGGTCAGAATTTGCCTATGGATAAAATACTTAACGGCATTGCCCTGGCTGTATCTCAGCTCAGCCCTGAGGGGGGGCCGGACGCGGCCGAAGCGATAATGACTACAGACACAGTATCCAAGCAAATTGCTGTAAAATTTGAATTGTCCGGTGTGCCGGTTGTGATCGGCGGTATGGCCAAGGGTTCCGGAATGATTCATCCCAATATGGCTACCATGCTGGGCTTTATTACTACTGATGCTGCGGTAGATGTTCATTTGTTAAATAAAGCATTAAAATCAGTTGTAGAAAAAACTTTTAATATGATCACTGTAGATGGGGATACCAGCACCAATGACATGGTGCTTCTTCTGGCTAACGGGGCGGCCGGGAATCAGCAACTGGACAGTGAGGGTTCTGATTTTGAGCTGTTTTGCTGTGCTCTTTGCGAGGTATGTATAAGCCTGTCCAAAGAAATTGCCGGTGACGGTGAGGGTGCCACCAAGCTGGTGGAAGTCAAAGTAATCAATGCTGCAACCGTAAATGATGCCAGGCTGGCGGCCAAGACTGTGGCGGCCTCCAATTTAGTTAAAACCGCTATTTTCGGAGCAGATGCTAATTGGGGCAGGATCATATGTGCGGCAGGCTATTCAGGGGCTGATTTTGATCCGGGAAAAGTAGATATTTTTTTAGGCAATGAGCAGGTGGCAAAGGACGGAAAGGCACTTGATTTTAGCGAAGAGAATGCTTCTGAGATACTCTCTCAAAAAGAAGTTAAGATTTTAATAGATTTTAAAACCGGTACGGAGACAGCAACCGCCTGGGGCTGCGATCTTACCTATGACTATATAAAAATAAACGGCAGTTACAGGTCTTAA
- a CDS encoding argininosuccinate synthase: protein MAKVVLAYSGGLDTSIIIPWLKENYGYEVIAMAADLGQGEELEPLHEKAVKSGASKLYIEDVRKEFVEEYIFPTLRAGAIYEGKYLLGTSMARPLIAKKLVEIAVKEGAEAVAHGATGKGNDQVRFELGVKALKPELKIIAPWREWDIRSRDDAIDYAQARGIPVPVTKERPYSMDRNLWHLSHEGGDLESPWNEPPQDLYLLTVAPEKAPDQPAYVELEFEQGRPVKLNGTACDPVTLIEKLNELGGQNGIGITDMVENRLVGMKSRGVYETPGGTILYNAHREMELLTLDRMTLHYKELVAARYAELVYEGVWFAPLREALDAFVDATQRTVTGTVRMKLYKGNCTPAGAKSPYSLYSEELATFGRDEVYSQKDAAGFINLFGLPLKVRAMMEQKTGLR, encoded by the coding sequence ATGGCAAAAGTTGTACTTGCTTATTCGGGGGGACTGGATACTTCCATTATTATTCCCTGGCTAAAAGAAAACTACGGCTATGAGGTTATTGCCATGGCCGCCGATTTGGGACAGGGTGAGGAACTGGAGCCTTTACACGAAAAGGCTGTTAAGAGCGGGGCCTCCAAGCTCTACATTGAAGACGTGAGAAAAGAATTTGTCGAAGAATATATCTTTCCTACACTCAGGGCAGGGGCGATATATGAAGGCAAATACCTTTTGGGAACTTCCATGGCCAGACCTTTGATTGCTAAAAAACTGGTGGAAATAGCTGTTAAAGAGGGTGCGGAAGCGGTAGCCCACGGCGCAACCGGCAAGGGTAACGACCAGGTGCGTTTTGAACTTGGGGTTAAAGCTCTGAAACCGGAGTTAAAAATAATTGCTCCCTGGCGTGAGTGGGATATCCGTTCCAGAGATGATGCCATAGATTACGCTCAGGCCCGTGGTATTCCGGTACCCGTAACCAAAGAACGCCCGTACAGCATGGATCGCAATCTGTGGCATTTAAGCCATGAGGGGGGCGATTTAGAAAGTCCATGGAATGAGCCGCCCCAGGATCTTTATCTCTTGACCGTGGCTCCTGAGAAGGCTCCTGATCAGCCTGCTTATGTAGAACTGGAATTTGAACAGGGGCGGCCGGTAAAATTAAACGGTACCGCCTGTGACCCGGTAACCTTAATTGAAAAGCTAAATGAATTAGGCGGTCAAAACGGCATTGGTATAACTGATATGGTGGAAAACCGCCTGGTAGGCATGAAATCACGCGGTGTTTATGAAACACCTGGTGGTACAATACTATATAATGCACACAGAGAAATGGAGCTTTTGACCTTGGACAGGATGACCTTGCACTATAAAGAACTGGTTGCAGCCCGCTATGCTGAATTGGTTTATGAGGGTGTTTGGTTCGCGCCTTTAAGAGAGGCTCTGGATGCATTTGTGGACGCAACACAGCGAACAGTCACCGGTACAGTGAGAATGAAGCTTTACAAGGGCAACTGTACACCTGCCGGGGCAAAATCACCTTATTCACTATATAGCGAAGAGCTGGCTACCTTTGGTCGGGACGAGGTTTACAGCCAGAAAGATGCAGCAGGCTTTATTAACCTCTTTGGCCTGCCCCTAAAAGTCAGGGCAATGATGGAGCAAAAAACCGGTCTAAGGTAG
- a CDS encoding acetylornithine transaminase has product MNNQEIIEVGGKYVMNTYGRLPMALVKGEGVKVWDADGNEYLDFIAGLAVNSLGHCHPAVTEAIARQACALMHCSNIYWIEPQVKLARLLAENSDLDKVFFCNSGAEANEGAIKLARKYAKQHLGSGKYEIITALNSFHGRTLAAITATGQAKYQQGLEPLPAGFKYVPFGNIEALKEAVGPHTCAVMLEPVQGEGGVNLAAQEYWNQVQELCSEEGLLLILDEVQCGLGRTGKFLAYMHYGLKPDIVTLAKALGGGFPIGAMMAVEKVASAFQPGDHAATFGGNPLASAAALAAMNTMLNEGIILNAEKVGNYFKHKLTELAAKYPVISEVRGLGLMLGAQLTVPGADIVSYCQQKGLLINCANGNVLRFIPPLIITESDVDKVVNLLDEALGKIEKRV; this is encoded by the coding sequence TTGAATAACCAAGAAATAATTGAAGTTGGCGGCAAATATGTGATGAACACCTATGGCCGTTTGCCTATGGCTCTGGTAAAAGGTGAAGGGGTAAAGGTCTGGGATGCGGACGGAAATGAGTATCTGGATTTTATAGCGGGTTTGGCGGTAAATTCGCTGGGCCATTGCCATCCTGCTGTGACTGAGGCTATTGCCAGGCAGGCCTGTGCTTTGATGCATTGTTCCAATATCTATTGGATTGAGCCTCAGGTAAAGCTGGCCCGGCTTTTGGCAGAAAACAGCGATTTGGACAAGGTGTTCTTTTGCAACAGCGGAGCGGAAGCCAATGAGGGCGCGATCAAGCTGGCCCGTAAATATGCCAAGCAGCACCTGGGTTCAGGCAAATATGAGATTATCACAGCCTTAAATTCTTTTCACGGCAGGACGCTGGCGGCCATTACTGCCACAGGTCAGGCCAAATACCAACAAGGTTTGGAACCCCTGCCGGCAGGTTTTAAATATGTTCCTTTTGGAAATATTGAAGCTTTAAAGGAGGCGGTTGGACCACACACCTGCGCCGTTATGCTTGAACCCGTACAGGGTGAAGGCGGGGTTAACCTGGCTGCACAGGAATACTGGAATCAGGTGCAGGAATTGTGCAGCGAAGAAGGTCTGCTGTTGATTCTGGATGAAGTGCAGTGTGGGTTGGGGCGTACAGGAAAGTTTTTAGCCTATATGCATTACGGGCTAAAACCTGACATAGTCACACTGGCCAAAGCTTTGGGCGGTGGATTTCCTATCGGAGCAATGATGGCTGTCGAGAAAGTAGCCTCTGCCTTCCAACCGGGAGATCATGCCGCGACTTTTGGGGGAAACCCCTTAGCCAGTGCGGCGGCTCTGGCTGCAATGAACACAATGTTAAATGAAGGTATTATTTTAAACGCAGAAAAAGTAGGTAATTATTTTAAGCATAAGTTGACTGAACTGGCGGCTAAATATCCAGTGATCAGTGAAGTCAGGGGTTTAGGACTGATGCTGGGAGCGCAGTTGACCGTGCCGGGCGCTGATATTGTAAGTTATTGTCAGCAGAAGGGCCTCTTAATAAACTGTGCCAACGGTAATGTTTTAAGATTTATTCCGCCTCTAATTATTACAGAATCAGATGTGGATAAGGTTGTTAATTTACTGGATGAGGCGTTGGGAAAAATAGAGAAAAGGGTCTAA
- the argB gene encoding acetylglutamate kinase, giving the protein MLTALEKAGILVEALPYIKKFYGKTVIIKYGGHAMINEQLKQAVLTDAVLMKFVGMHPVIVHGGGPEITGMLKRVGKVSEFVGGLRVTDRETMEIVEMVLVGKINKDIVALINRFGGRAVGLCGKDAGLFKAVKKPGTLRLPDGSTQEVDIGFVGDISRVNPQIVVNLIGEGYIPVIAPVAVGDGGESYNVNADYAAGKLAEALKADKFINLTDVEGILRDRNDLSSLISTLHVDEVPELIRQGIIDGGMIPKVECCIEAIKGGVPQAHILDGRVQHSILLEVFTDQGVGTMVVS; this is encoded by the coding sequence TTGTTGACTGCTCTGGAAAAGGCGGGCATTTTAGTTGAAGCGCTGCCTTATATCAAAAAGTTTTATGGAAAAACAGTGATAATCAAATACGGCGGTCATGCCATGATTAATGAGCAGCTTAAACAGGCCGTTTTAACCGATGCCGTGCTGATGAAGTTTGTGGGCATGCACCCGGTTATTGTACACGGGGGTGGCCCGGAAATTACCGGCATGTTGAAGCGGGTGGGAAAGGTTTCCGAGTTTGTCGGCGGCCTGCGGGTAACGGATCGGGAGACTATGGAAATAGTTGAAATGGTGTTGGTCGGTAAGATAAATAAGGATATTGTGGCACTAATCAACCGTTTTGGCGGTCGGGCTGTGGGACTTTGCGGCAAGGATGCCGGCTTGTTTAAAGCGGTCAAAAAACCTGGGACATTGCGTTTGCCGGACGGCTCGACTCAGGAAGTCGATATTGGTTTTGTCGGTGATATTAGCCGGGTAAATCCTCAGATAGTTGTCAATCTAATCGGTGAGGGGTATATTCCGGTTATCGCTCCCGTTGCTGTCGGGGACGGAGGGGAAAGCTATAACGTAAATGCCGATTATGCTGCCGGTAAATTAGCTGAGGCCTTGAAAGCTGATAAATTTATTAACCTTACTGATGTAGAGGGTATATTGCGGGACAGAAATGATCTTTCTTCATTAATATCAACCTTGCACGTGGATGAAGTGCCGGAATTAATTAGACAGGGTATTATTGACGGTGGGATGATTCCAAAAGTAGAATGCTGCATAGAAGCCATCAAAGGAGGCGTGCCTCAGGCACATATTCTAGACGGCAGGGTTCAACACTCTATACTGCTTGAAGTGTTTACCGATCAAGGCGTCGGTACGATGGTGGTGAGTTGA